The Corynebacterium jeddahense genome has a window encoding:
- a CDS encoding GNAT family N-acetyltransferase — protein MNATIRHANRSDAEAIADVHNRSRAEAYRGLIADDILFGEEHTYALAQAWREFFTVPVAGARVAVAEVGSQIVGFAYALPADGPAPIELHNLYMLEKAKGTGAATMLLDAVVEPGEPAFLWVAEWNERAQAFYRKHGFALDGAEAFHEGDQITVKRMVRG, from the coding sequence ATGAACGCCACAATCCGGCACGCGAACCGCTCCGACGCCGAAGCAATTGCGGACGTGCACAACCGTTCCCGCGCCGAAGCGTACCGGGGGCTGATCGCGGACGACATCCTCTTTGGGGAGGAGCACACCTACGCCCTCGCGCAGGCGTGGCGGGAGTTTTTCACCGTTCCCGTTGCGGGCGCCCGGGTGGCCGTGGCGGAGGTTGGCAGCCAAATCGTGGGGTTCGCGTACGCGCTCCCCGCCGACGGGCCGGCCCCGATTGAGCTGCACAACCTCTACATGCTGGAAAAGGCGAAGGGTACCGGCGCCGCGACGATGCTGCTCGACGCGGTCGTCGAACCCGGCGAGCCCGCGTTCTTGTGGGTCGCGGAGTGGAACGAGCGTGCTCAGGCGTTCTACCGCAAGCACGGCTTCGCCCTCGACGGCGCGGAAGCCTTTCACGAAGGCGACCAGATCACCGTCAAGCGGATGGTGCGCGGCTAG
- a CDS encoding chorismate-binding protein, with protein sequence MIALVDNYDSYTFNLAHLITQASGREPLVVPAGEAEGLPDRVRKGEFSHVVISPGPGTPEREEDFGASRRVIEAAAEARVPLLGVCLGHQGLAMLAGARVTRAPEPRHGFVSNIRHSGEGIFAGIPQDFEVVRYHSLHVEEVPGITVHARSEDGVVQALKVDGLPHWGVQFHPESVLTQHGKALMRNFLGGWRLNHREVPGALDCPRVFDALKRDGHDAFFLDSADPRGRYSILGDTTGPLSRSFCFSLDDDTPDILTTLERELATPILDPPDLPFTGGVVGYLGYECAQLTLPITLRHRSPYPDAYFVRPQSFIVYDHEREVAHLCCLVGEGDTELMDRLAAKLVGADGTEGASISNGSCRTPDYLERIERAQELLRAGESYEVCLTDTYTARAEGDIYAQLRKHNPAPYAAHLVFDGVEVASASPERFLTVRGREVEAKPIKGTIAADQDPALLKDAKTRAENLMIVDLLRNDLSRVCEPGTVRVPGLMRVESFATVHQLVSTITGRLRHDATVVDAIRATFPPGSMTGAPKLRTCEIIDTLETGPRGVYSGALGYLGFDGQADLSVVIRTAVRAGSTVTVGAGGAIVLDSDPAAELAERDLKAESVLGAFDA encoded by the coding sequence ATGATTGCGCTGGTAGACAACTACGACTCGTACACGTTCAACCTCGCCCACCTCATCACGCAGGCCTCGGGACGCGAGCCCCTCGTCGTCCCCGCGGGCGAAGCGGAGGGCCTGCCTGATCGCGTGCGCAAAGGCGAGTTCAGCCACGTCGTGATCTCCCCCGGCCCCGGCACCCCGGAGCGCGAGGAGGACTTCGGTGCCTCGCGCCGGGTGATCGAGGCCGCCGCCGAAGCACGCGTGCCGCTGCTCGGGGTGTGCCTGGGCCACCAGGGCCTGGCGATGCTAGCCGGCGCGCGCGTCACCCGCGCGCCGGAGCCGCGCCACGGCTTCGTCTCCAACATCCGCCACTCCGGCGAAGGCATCTTCGCCGGCATCCCGCAAGACTTCGAGGTAGTGCGCTACCACTCGCTGCACGTCGAGGAGGTCCCAGGCATCACCGTCCACGCCCGCAGTGAAGACGGCGTGGTCCAGGCGCTCAAGGTCGATGGCCTGCCGCACTGGGGCGTGCAATTCCACCCCGAATCCGTGCTCACCCAGCACGGCAAAGCGCTCATGCGCAACTTCCTCGGCGGCTGGCGCCTCAACCACCGCGAGGTGCCCGGCGCGCTCGACTGCCCGCGCGTGTTCGACGCGCTCAAGCGCGACGGCCACGACGCGTTCTTCCTCGATTCCGCCGACCCGCGCGGGCGCTACTCCATCCTGGGCGACACCACAGGTCCGCTGTCGCGCTCCTTCTGCTTTTCGCTTGACGACGACACCCCGGACATCCTCACCACCCTCGAGCGCGAACTGGCAACTCCCATCCTGGACCCGCCCGATCTGCCCTTTACCGGCGGCGTCGTCGGTTACCTGGGCTACGAGTGCGCCCAGCTCACTTTGCCCATCACGCTGCGCCACCGCTCCCCGTACCCGGACGCGTACTTCGTGCGACCGCAGTCCTTCATCGTCTACGACCACGAACGGGAAGTGGCGCATCTGTGCTGCCTCGTCGGCGAGGGTGACACCGAGCTCATGGACCGCCTGGCGGCGAAGTTGGTCGGGGCGGATGGGACCGAAGGGGCGTCGATAAGCAACGGCTCCTGTCGCACACCCGACTACCTGGAGCGGATCGAGCGGGCGCAGGAGCTGTTGCGCGCGGGCGAGAGCTACGAGGTGTGCCTGACCGACACGTACACGGCGCGCGCCGAGGGCGATATTTACGCCCAGCTACGCAAACACAACCCGGCCCCCTACGCCGCGCACCTGGTGTTCGACGGCGTGGAGGTGGCCAGCGCCTCGCCCGAGCGCTTCCTCACCGTGCGCGGGCGCGAGGTGGAGGCGAAGCCGATCAAGGGCACCATCGCCGCCGACCAGGACCCGGCGCTGCTGAAGGACGCGAAGACGCGCGCGGAAAACCTCATGATCGTGGACCTCCTGCGCAACGACCTCTCCCGCGTCTGCGAGCCGGGCACCGTGCGCGTGCCTGGGCTCATGCGGGTAGAGTCCTTCGCCACGGTGCACCAGCTCGTCTCCACGATCACGGGGCGGTTGCGTCACGACGCCACGGTGGTCGACGCCATCCGCGCCACCTTCCCGCCGGGCTCGATGACGGGCGCGCCGAAGCTGCGGACCTGCGAGATCATCGACACACTCGAGACTGGCCCTCGCGGCGTGTATTCCGGTGCGCTCGGGTACCTCGGCTTCGACGGCCAAGCCGACCTGTCGGTGGTGATCCGCACCGCCGTGCGCGCTGGTTCGACGGTGACGGTGGGCGCGGGCGGCGCGATCGTGCTTGACTCCGACCCGGCCGCGGAGCTCGCCGAGCGCGACCTCAAGGCCGAATCGGTGCTGGGGGCGTTCGATGCGTAG
- a CDS encoding aminotransferase class IV, with the protein MRSYAWRGGFVERPGSGGPFSVADSWRHSSGRANGLELHLERFSATAGPLPAGFVDGPLPAGFVDGMLALLGEGDLFPRIALSEGQLLLDVRPAPPPRPTTALTYVAAPDPRTQPFVKGPDFEALRDYRSRYQIEGTDDTVIADPGGAMLEATTGALVMWDGDTLCVPDGTRLPSVTLGQVASRAAELGMRVEPRECRPELAAEHPVWFLNSLHGISPVSEIRVGHDVITPPAHPDAAEWQAWWWGGFR; encoded by the coding sequence ATGCGTAGCTACGCCTGGCGCGGCGGGTTCGTCGAGCGCCCGGGTTCCGGCGGCCCCTTCTCGGTCGCCGACTCGTGGCGCCACTCGTCCGGCCGCGCGAACGGGCTGGAACTCCACCTCGAGCGCTTCTCGGCGACGGCCGGGCCGCTCCCCGCCGGCTTCGTCGACGGGCCGCTCCCCGCCGGCTTCGTCGACGGGATGCTCGCGCTGCTCGGCGAGGGGGATCTCTTCCCCCGCATCGCGCTATCTGAGGGGCAGTTGCTTCTCGACGTCCGTCCCGCCCCACCCCCTCGCCCCACCACAGCGCTCACTTATGTCGCGGCGCCGGATCCCCGCACGCAGCCCTTCGTGAAGGGCCCCGACTTCGAGGCGCTGCGCGACTACCGCTCGCGCTACCAGATCGAGGGCACCGACGACACGGTGATCGCCGACCCGGGCGGCGCGATGCTGGAGGCCACTACCGGCGCGCTCGTGATGTGGGACGGGGACACATTGTGCGTTCCCGACGGCACGCGACTGCCTAGCGTGACGCTGGGCCAGGTGGCCTCGCGGGCCGCGGAGTTGGGAATGCGCGTCGAGCCCCGTGAGTGCAGACCCGAACTCGCTGCCGAGCACCCGGTGTGGTTCCTGAACTCCCTCCACGGCATCAGCCCAGTAAGCGAGATCCGGGTCGGCCACGACGTGATCACTCCGCCCGCCCACCCAGACGCCGCCGAGTGGCAGGCCTGGTGGTGGGGCGGTTTCCGCTGA
- a CDS encoding excinuclease ABC subunit UvrA, whose translation MTKIDAGIEVRDAHLHNLRNVDVEIPRGTLVAVTGVSGSGKSSLAFGTIHGEGQRRYLESVAPFARRLISSAVDPQVGSIDGLPPTVALQQSTTGGGARSTVGTVSALSNSIRLLYSRAGDNPKGLYSDSFSPNTPEGMCPACQGTGTVHEPTEASMVPDPTLSIEEGAIAAWPGAWAGKNFHDILAELGYDLDSPWQDLPKRDREWILFTDERPVVTVKPTRGADQIQRNYEGTWRSVASYLTKTLAETQSDSLRKRVLSYMESRVCEVCGGRRLNPDALAVTYAGMPIDELGALPLDRVHAVLSAQDPAPNSAEDLLLRQIVPALQSALDLGLAHLSLDRPARTLSAGELQRIRLAAQLRSGLFGVAYVLDEPSAGLHPAERGAVLDICRRFIDAGNSVLLVEHDMDLVAQADWLVDVGPLAGERGGEVVYSGPVADYDADTPTAKALANRTLSLCDAPRPATGTLTLSGVRARTIDGLDVSFGLGQFTAVAGVSGSGKSTLVSTVLAGVLRESASAVADEGDEGDAGDDAADDAGSAGEAGWGVDTHAGFDAVSRVVQITQRPIGRTPRSTLATYTGLFDGVRKLFAATDEAKRRKWTVSRFSYNLKQGQCPTCGGAGTIEVELVFLPGSYTTCPDCGGARYNDETLEVTWHGLNVAQVLDLTVDEAADVFVDEPKILRAVETLQAVGLGYLRLGQGAPELSGGEAQRIKLATELQRSRSARRGHTVYLLDEPTTGLHPADVALLARELNSLVDAGQTVIVVEHDLAVLAQADRIIEMGPGAGSDGGRIVADGTPAELAERDTATGRVLAARSA comes from the coding sequence ATGACCAAAATCGACGCTGGAATCGAAGTCCGCGACGCCCACCTGCACAACCTGCGCAACGTCGACGTCGAGATCCCCCGTGGCACGCTCGTCGCGGTGACCGGGGTGTCCGGCTCCGGCAAGTCCTCCCTCGCGTTCGGCACCATCCACGGGGAGGGGCAACGGCGCTACCTTGAATCGGTAGCGCCGTTTGCGCGTCGCCTCATTTCCTCCGCGGTGGACCCGCAGGTCGGCTCCATCGACGGGCTGCCGCCGACGGTGGCGCTGCAGCAGTCCACCACCGGCGGCGGGGCGCGCTCCACGGTGGGCACGGTTTCCGCGCTGTCCAACTCGATCCGCCTGCTCTACTCGCGCGCCGGCGATAACCCGAAGGGGTTGTACTCCGACTCGTTCTCGCCGAACACGCCCGAGGGCATGTGCCCGGCGTGCCAGGGCACCGGAACCGTCCACGAGCCGACCGAGGCGTCGATGGTGCCGGATCCGACGCTTTCCATCGAGGAGGGCGCCATCGCCGCGTGGCCCGGCGCCTGGGCGGGCAAGAACTTCCACGACATCCTCGCCGAGCTCGGCTACGACCTCGATTCGCCGTGGCAGGACCTGCCGAAGCGCGACCGCGAGTGGATCCTGTTCACGGACGAGCGCCCCGTGGTCACCGTGAAGCCGACGCGCGGCGCCGACCAGATCCAGCGCAACTACGAGGGCACGTGGCGCTCCGTGGCGTCGTACCTGACCAAGACGCTCGCGGAGACCCAGTCCGACAGCCTGCGCAAGCGCGTGCTGTCCTACATGGAATCCCGCGTCTGCGAGGTCTGCGGCGGCCGTCGCCTTAACCCCGACGCCCTCGCGGTGACCTACGCCGGCATGCCCATCGACGAGCTCGGCGCCCTCCCCCTCGACCGCGTCCACGCGGTGCTCTCGGCGCAGGACCCCGCGCCGAACTCCGCCGAGGACCTCCTGCTCAGGCAGATCGTGCCGGCGTTGCAGTCAGCGCTCGACCTTGGGCTCGCGCACCTGAGCCTCGACCGCCCCGCCCGCACGCTCTCCGCCGGCGAGCTCCAGCGCATCCGCCTCGCCGCCCAGCTGCGCTCCGGACTGTTCGGCGTGGCCTACGTCCTCGACGAGCCGTCCGCGGGACTGCACCCCGCCGAGCGCGGCGCGGTACTCGACATTTGCCGCCGCTTTATCGACGCGGGCAACTCCGTCCTCCTCGTCGAGCACGACATGGACCTCGTCGCGCAGGCCGACTGGCTCGTGGACGTCGGCCCGCTCGCCGGTGAGCGCGGCGGCGAGGTGGTCTACTCCGGCCCGGTCGCCGACTACGACGCGGACACGCCCACGGCGAAAGCGCTTGCCAACCGGACGCTTTCGCTTTGCGACGCCCCACGGCCCGCCACCGGCACCCTCACCCTGTCCGGCGTGCGTGCGCGCACCATCGACGGGTTGGACGTGTCCTTTGGGCTGGGGCAGTTCACCGCCGTGGCCGGCGTGTCCGGCTCCGGGAAGTCCACGCTGGTGAGCACCGTGCTCGCGGGCGTGCTGCGCGAGTCCGCATCGGCGGTGGCGGACGAGGGGGATGAGGGGGACGCGGGAGACGATGCCGCGGATGATGCTGGTTCGGCGGGGGAGGCCGGATGGGGCGTCGATACGCATGCTGGCTTCGATGCCGTGAGTCGAGTCGTGCAGATCACCCAGCGGCCCATCGGGCGCACGCCACGCTCGACGCTGGCGACGTACACCGGGCTGTTCGATGGCGTGCGCAAGCTGTTCGCCGCCACCGACGAGGCGAAGCGGCGGAAGTGGACCGTGTCGCGGTTCTCATACAACCTGAAGCAGGGGCAGTGCCCAACGTGCGGCGGCGCGGGCACGATCGAGGTGGAGCTGGTGTTCCTACCCGGCTCGTACACCACCTGCCCGGACTGTGGCGGCGCGCGCTACAACGACGAAACCCTCGAGGTGACCTGGCACGGCCTCAACGTCGCGCAGGTGCTCGACCTCACCGTCGACGAGGCCGCAGACGTGTTCGTCGACGAGCCGAAGATCCTACGCGCGGTGGAAACGCTGCAGGCCGTGGGGCTGGGCTACCTGCGTCTCGGCCAGGGCGCGCCGGAGCTCTCCGGCGGCGAGGCACAGCGCATCAAGCTGGCCACCGAGCTGCAGCGCTCGCGCTCCGCGCGCCGGGGCCACACCGTCTACCTTCTCGACGAGCCGACGACCGGCCTGCACCCGGCGGACGTGGCGCTGCTGGCGCGGGAGCTCAACAGCCTCGTCGACGCGGGGCAGACCGTCATCGTCGTCGAGCACGACCTCGCGGTGCTCGCACAGGCCGACCGCATTATCGAGATGGGGCCGGGCGCCGGCAGCGACGGCGGACGGATCGTCGCCGACGGCACGCCGGCAGAGCTGGCCGAGCGCGACACGGCGACGGGGCGGGTGCTCGCCGCGCGGTCGGCGTAG
- the pyk gene encoding pyruvate kinase has protein sequence MDRNTKIVCTLGPAVASKDAILGLVRDGMDVARLNFSHGEHADHEQNYRWVREATDETGHAVGILADLQGPKIRLGRFEGDGKTVWETGETVRITVDDVEGTHDRVSTTYKHLADDAKPGDRLLVDDGKVGLVCTEIDGNDVVCRVTEGGPVSNNKGVSLPGMDISVPALSEKDKEDLRFALQLGVDIVALSFVRSPSDVDLVHEIMDEVGRRVPVVAKLEKPEAVDALESIILAFDAVMVARGDLGVEIPLEQVPLVQKRVIQIARENAKPVIVATQMLDSMIENSRPTRAEASDVANAVLDGADAVMLSGETSVGVDPHNVVRTMSRIVRSAETVGDVPPLNHIPRTKRGVISYSANDIANRLNAKAIVTFTTTGDTARRVARLHPDLPLLVFTPVQQVRSQLAMTWGAETFLCREVHSTDHMIQVVDEQLLAMDEYNEGDTMVVVAGTPPGVAGTTNTIHVHQLGEDTRQGQ, from the coding sequence GTGGATAGAAACACCAAGATCGTTTGCACGCTCGGGCCGGCGGTGGCCAGCAAAGACGCCATCCTGGGCTTGGTGCGCGACGGCATGGACGTCGCGCGCCTGAACTTCTCGCACGGCGAGCATGCCGACCACGAGCAGAACTACCGCTGGGTGCGCGAGGCGACCGACGAGACCGGCCACGCCGTGGGCATCCTCGCCGACCTGCAGGGCCCGAAGATCCGTCTCGGCCGCTTCGAGGGCGACGGCAAGACGGTGTGGGAGACCGGCGAGACGGTGCGCATCACCGTCGACGACGTCGAGGGCACGCACGACCGCGTGTCCACCACCTACAAGCACCTCGCGGATGACGCGAAGCCGGGGGATCGCCTGCTTGTCGACGACGGCAAGGTGGGCCTCGTCTGCACCGAGATCGACGGCAACGATGTCGTCTGCCGCGTCACCGAGGGCGGCCCGGTATCGAACAACAAGGGCGTCTCGCTGCCGGGCATGGACATTTCCGTGCCGGCGCTGAGCGAGAAGGACAAGGAAGACCTGCGCTTCGCGCTGCAGCTCGGCGTGGATATCGTCGCCCTGTCGTTCGTGCGCTCCCCGTCGGACGTGGACCTCGTGCACGAGATCATGGACGAAGTGGGCAGGCGCGTGCCGGTCGTCGCCAAGCTTGAAAAGCCCGAGGCCGTCGACGCGCTCGAATCCATCATCCTCGCGTTTGACGCCGTGATGGTCGCCCGCGGCGACCTCGGCGTGGAGATCCCGCTCGAGCAGGTGCCGCTCGTGCAGAAGCGAGTCATCCAGATCGCGCGCGAGAACGCGAAGCCGGTGATCGTGGCCACGCAGATGCTCGACTCGATGATCGAGAACTCCCGCCCGACCCGCGCCGAGGCCTCTGACGTGGCCAACGCCGTGCTCGACGGCGCGGACGCCGTCATGCTCTCCGGCGAGACGTCCGTCGGCGTGGACCCGCACAACGTGGTGCGCACCATGAGCCGCATCGTGCGCTCGGCCGAGACGGTCGGCGACGTGCCGCCGCTCAACCACATCCCGCGCACGAAGCGCGGCGTGATCTCCTACTCGGCGAACGACATCGCGAACCGCCTCAACGCGAAGGCGATTGTCACGTTCACCACCACCGGCGACACCGCCCGCCGCGTTGCCCGCCTGCACCCGGATCTGCCGCTGCTCGTGTTCACGCCGGTGCAGCAGGTGCGCTCCCAGCTCGCGATGACGTGGGGCGCGGAGACGTTCCTGTGTCGCGAGGTGCACAGCACCGACCACATGATCCAGGTGGTCGACGAGCAGCTGCTCGCCATGGACGAATACAACGAGGGCGACACGATGGTCGTTGTCGCCGGCACGCCGCCCGGGGTGGCCGGTACCACGAACACGATCCACGTGCACCAGCTCGGCGAGGACACGCGACAGGGGCAGTAG
- the lgt gene encoding prolipoprotein diacylglyceryl transferase — protein MILANIPSPPQGVWYLGPIPIRAYALCIMTGIVVALAISLRRYAARGGNPDTVWDAAIVAIPAGIVGGRLYHVITDHDKYFGEGKDPWKAFNISAGGLGIIGAVVLGALAVWAMMRHKKLPLAPLADAVAPTIILAQGIGRLGNYFNQELYGAETNVPWALDIYYRVNDAGNYAPLTGRSTGEVIASVHPTFLYELIWNVAMFFVLIWADKRFRLGRGSVFWLYVASYTLGRFFIELMRRDEATHILGLRVNTWVSAILFIVAVVVFLRQRKDRETPEEVDPSYNSAGSAPARVSEAEYRGETEHTQATYEGEVRQRG, from the coding sequence CTGATTCTCGCCAACATTCCGTCTCCGCCGCAGGGCGTCTGGTACCTCGGGCCGATCCCGATCCGCGCGTACGCGCTGTGCATCATGACCGGCATCGTCGTGGCGCTGGCGATCTCACTGCGCCGCTACGCCGCCCGTGGCGGCAACCCGGACACGGTGTGGGACGCGGCGATCGTGGCCATCCCGGCCGGCATCGTCGGCGGGCGCCTCTACCACGTGATTACCGACCACGATAAGTACTTCGGTGAGGGCAAGGACCCGTGGAAGGCGTTCAACATCTCCGCCGGCGGCCTGGGCATCATCGGCGCCGTCGTGCTCGGGGCGCTCGCCGTGTGGGCGATGATGCGGCACAAGAAGCTGCCGCTCGCCCCCCTCGCGGACGCCGTCGCGCCAACCATCATCCTTGCCCAGGGCATCGGGCGCCTAGGCAACTACTTCAACCAGGAGCTCTACGGCGCGGAGACGAACGTGCCGTGGGCGCTGGACATTTACTACCGCGTCAACGATGCGGGCAACTACGCGCCGCTCACGGGGCGCTCCACCGGCGAGGTGATCGCGAGCGTGCACCCGACGTTCCTTTACGAGCTGATCTGGAACGTCGCCATGTTCTTCGTGCTTATCTGGGCCGACAAGCGCTTCCGCCTCGGCCGCGGCAGCGTGTTCTGGCTGTACGTGGCCAGCTACACCCTGGGCCGGTTCTTCATCGAGCTCATGCGTCGCGACGAGGCGACGCACATTCTCGGCCTGCGCGTAAACACGTGGGTCTCGGCGATCCTCTTCATCGTCGCGGTGGTGGTATTCCTGCGCCAGCGCAAGGACCGCGAGACGCCGGAAGAGGTTGATCCTTCGTACAACTCCGCCGGTTCGGCCCCGGCACGTGTCAGCGAAGCGGAGTACCGTGGGGAAACGGAACACACGCAAGCAACCTACGAAGGCGAGGTTCGACAACGTGGATAG
- a CDS encoding indole-3-glycerol phosphate synthase TrpC has translation MPATSALDSVVEAVLSDVAKREAIVPFKEIKARSRDMAPTRDARAALLRHGCSVIVEIKRNSPVFGPTGASGTSVDTLARDIEAGGAHLIACQTEQMRFDGSLADMAEARAAVELPMMCRDVIVDPYQIHEARCYGADAVPLQVGILEQARLVALLDRAESLGMAAVLEVRTPEEADRALEAGASVVAVNSWTFDTNDLNRNAFAEIAPGLPSNVIKISLGGVATPRDLIDAAACGADAVLAAEAVMAAGDVLAATRSLATAGQHPACPSRR, from the coding sequence ATGCCGGCCACGAGCGCACTCGACAGCGTCGTCGAAGCCGTGCTTAGCGACGTTGCGAAACGCGAGGCGATAGTGCCGTTCAAGGAAATCAAGGCACGCTCACGCGATATGGCGCCGACCCGGGATGCCCGGGCGGCGCTTTTGCGTCACGGGTGCAGCGTGATCGTGGAGATCAAGCGCAACTCGCCCGTCTTCGGGCCGACGGGGGCGAGCGGAACGAGCGTCGATACGCTGGCGCGCGACATCGAAGCTGGGGGAGCGCACCTCATCGCCTGCCAGACTGAACAGATGCGTTTCGACGGCTCGCTCGCCGACATGGCGGAGGCCCGCGCGGCGGTGGAGCTGCCGATGATGTGCCGCGACGTCATCGTCGACCCGTACCAGATCCACGAGGCGCGCTGTTACGGTGCGGACGCGGTGCCGCTGCAGGTGGGGATCCTCGAGCAGGCCCGGCTGGTGGCGTTGCTCGACCGCGCGGAGTCGCTCGGCATGGCCGCGGTGCTCGAGGTGCGCACGCCCGAGGAGGCGGACCGGGCGCTCGAGGCGGGGGCGAGCGTGGTGGCCGTGAACTCCTGGACCTTTGACACGAACGATCTCAACCGCAACGCCTTCGCCGAGATCGCGCCGGGGCTGCCCAGCAACGTGATCAAGATCAGCCTCGGCGGGGTGGCCACGCCGCGCGACCTCATCGACGCCGCCGCGTGCGGGGCTGACGCCGTCCTCGCGGCGGAAGCTGTCATGGCCGCGGGCGACGTGCTCGCCGCGACGCGCTCGCTGGCGACGGCGGGGCAGCACCCCGCGTGCCCGTCGAGGCGCTGA
- a CDS encoding TIGR02234 family membrane protein encodes MAQADKTLARAGAALLGVAGALIWAVARTTWVDVEYVDDLSGAGTAAVRGADWSTEAVAVAVLLIAGMAAGFALRRVGRRVVGAIAALASAGVAVPAAQLLVRGADTERAHAILTAGAEQSGAGTAGSGSGSGADTIAQWAEITSATVVPLGPALTLAGAAIGLVGGLLLVFRPAADSPRQNKYEKESVRREKVRSDLEQDPQSGRVLWDAISADIDPTDPAGR; translated from the coding sequence GTGGCACAAGCGGACAAGACACTCGCCCGCGCGGGCGCGGCGCTGCTCGGCGTCGCGGGCGCGCTCATCTGGGCGGTCGCCCGGACGACGTGGGTCGACGTCGAGTACGTCGACGACCTCTCCGGCGCCGGGACGGCCGCCGTTCGCGGGGCCGACTGGTCGACGGAAGCGGTCGCCGTCGCGGTGCTGCTCATCGCGGGCATGGCCGCCGGGTTCGCGCTGCGCCGCGTCGGGCGACGGGTGGTCGGCGCGATCGCCGCGCTCGCCTCCGCGGGGGTCGCCGTGCCCGCCGCGCAGCTCCTCGTGCGCGGGGCCGACACCGAGCGCGCCCACGCGATCCTCACCGCCGGCGCCGAGCAGTCCGGGGCCGGCACCGCGGGCTCCGGCAGCGGGTCCGGGGCAGACACGATCGCGCAGTGGGCTGAAATTACCTCGGCGACGGTCGTGCCGCTCGGCCCAGCGCTCACGCTCGCGGGCGCGGCCATCGGGCTCGTCGGCGGCCTGCTCCTCGTGTTCCGGCCGGCAGCGGACTCGCCGCGGCAGAACAAGTACGAGAAGGAGTCGGTGCGCAGGGAGAAGGTACGCAGCGACCTCGAGCAGGACCCGCAGTCCGGCCGCGTGCTCTGGGACGCGATCAGCGCCGACATCGACCCCACGGACCCGGCCGGGAGGTAA
- a CDS encoding inositol monophosphatase family protein, with product MADERALSGYAQAAQAAVDEAREIFLAELGAAPALFKGPGDFATAADLAIEKLLRTRLKAETGVTVYGEEQGGNLDPRACWVVDPIDGTSNYSSGNPNCAILVALLLDGQPAAAVVDAPLLGMRLTAVEGGPVALNGETLPPLGATSAAAPQVGMGSLASLDRRRFPSSVRLALAGALAEEGLRPRISGSVGVDLAFVAQGIYRAAVSFSPHVWDNAAGVLLGRCAGATVTAGDGSAWAPGKVGAIVGTPDAHGAVLRILRGAEEERG from the coding sequence GTGGCGGACGAACGGGCGCTTTCCGGGTACGCGCAGGCGGCGCAGGCCGCGGTCGACGAGGCGCGCGAGATCTTCCTCGCCGAGCTCGGCGCCGCGCCCGCGCTGTTTAAGGGGCCGGGCGACTTCGCCACGGCGGCGGACCTCGCGATCGAGAAGTTGCTGCGCACGCGGCTCAAGGCGGAGACGGGCGTGACCGTCTACGGCGAGGAGCAGGGCGGCAACCTCGACCCGCGCGCGTGCTGGGTGGTCGACCCCATCGACGGCACCTCTAACTATTCTTCCGGCAACCCGAACTGCGCGATCTTGGTCGCGTTGCTTCTCGACGGCCAGCCGGCCGCCGCCGTCGTCGACGCCCCGCTGCTCGGCATGCGCCTGACCGCGGTGGAGGGCGGGCCCGTCGCCCTCAACGGCGAGACGCTACCGCCACTCGGCGCGACGAGCGCGGCGGCGCCGCAGGTCGGGATGGGCTCGCTCGCCTCGCTCGACCGGCGCCGCTTCCCCTCGAGCGTGCGGCTCGCCCTCGCCGGCGCCCTCGCCGAGGAGGGGCTGCGCCCGCGCATCAGCGGCTCGGTCGGCGTCGACCTCGCGTTCGTGGCGCAGGGGATCTACCGCGCCGCGGTGAGCTTCTCCCCGCACGTGTGGGACAACGCCGCCGGCGTGCTGCTCGGGCGCTGCGCCGGCGCGACGGTGACGGCCGGCGACGGCAGCGCCTGGGCGCCGGGGAAGGTCGGCGCGATCGTGGGCACCCCCGACGCGCACGGCGCCGTGCTGCGGATCCTGCGCGGCGCAGAGGAAGAAAGGGGTTAA